In one Notolabrus celidotus isolate fNotCel1 chromosome 1, fNotCel1.pri, whole genome shotgun sequence genomic region, the following are encoded:
- the fkbp11 gene encoding peptidyl-prolyl cis-trans isomerase FKBP11: MAALFQKFTMKTSTFLLLLAALTCGLAWGEENEAEELQVETLVRPDTCSVLSSMGDTLKIHYTGKLMDGKVIDSSLSMDPLVVELGKRTVIAGLEQSLVGVCEGQKIKATIPSHLAYGKKGYPPTIPGDAALEFEVEVVSLTQQTPWQKMVNDVFPLVCLFLVPALLGMVGLYLYKKANAEKPGKKKAKDKKIKKK, translated from the exons ATGGCAGCTCTCTTCCAGAAGTTCACAATGAAGACCAGCACATTCCTGCTCCTGCTCGCGGCTCTCACCTGCGGGCTCGCGTGGGGAGAAGAAAATGAAGCCGAGGAGCTGCAGGTGGAGACCCTG GTGAGACCAGACACTTGCTCTGTACTTTCCAGTATGGGGGACACACTGAAAATCCACTACACG gGTAAACTGATGGATGGGAAAGTGATTGACTCGTCACTATCCATGGACCCTCTTGTTGTCGAACTGGGAAAAAGAACAGTCATTGCTG GTCTGGAGCAAAGTTTGGTTGGCGTGTGTGAAGG GCAAAAAATCAAGGCCACTATTCCATCTCACCTGGCATATGGGAAAAAAGGTTACCCTCCTACGATTCCAG GTGATGCTGCTCTTGAGTTTGAAGTGGAGGTCGTTTCTCTGACACAGCAGACGCCATGGCAGAAGATGGTGAACGATGTGTTTccccttgtgtgtttgttcctgGTGCCTGCTTTGCTTGGCATGGTGGGACTTTACCTCTACAAAAAGGCCAATGCAGAGAAACCAGGCAAAAAGAAGGCCAAAGAtaagaagatcaagaaaaaataa